GCGGCAGCGAGAAGCGCGCCTCGATCACGAGCGGCGTGCCTCCCGGCGCCACGCGAGGGCGAGGAACGTGCCCAGCGCGACCAGCGTGAGTGCGCCGCCGGCGCGCACCGCGCCCATGACGAGCGCGCCGTACTTGCCGGTGGCGGGGTCGTAGTGGAAGCAGAAGAGGAGGAGCTGATCGACCGCCGAGCCGATCTTGTTGGCCGAGGCCTCGACCAGCCCGAGGCGGAGGTCGCGCGGCGCCGGCTCGATGCCGTAGAAGTAGCGCGAGATGGTGCCCGCGGGCGTGAGCACGATGGCGGCTGGCACGTGCGCGAACTGCCCGCTCGCCGCGTCGGCGGTGTAACGGAAGCCGACCCCGCGCGTGAGGCGGTCGATCATCGCCTGCTCGCCGGTCAAGAAGTGCCAGCCCGTGGCGGTGTCGAGCCGTCCGTAGCGTGCCAGCACGGCGGCCTTCCTGCCGCTCGCGACCGCGGGCGTGTCCCGGGGGTCGAAGCTCACCACCAGCACGGTGAACTCCTTCCCCGGCGCGAAGGAGAGCGCCTTCAGGCTCGCGGCGAGCCCGTTCAGGCTCTGCCCGCACAGCATCGGGCACCCGAAGTAGACGAGCGAGAGCAGCACGGGCCTGCTGCCGTCGACGTAGTCGCGGAGCGCGACCGTCCGCCCGCTCTCGTCGCGGAAGGCCAGGTCGAGCGGGAGCGCGGCGCCGAGGTGCGGATCGACGCCCACGTCGCGCAAGGCGGGGGGCCGCGCCTCGTCGGCCGCGAGCGGCGCCGCGAGCGCGAGCACGAGAGCGGCGAGCCAGACGGTCCTCATTTCGCCGCTTCCTTCGCGACCAGCTCCATCGCCCGCGCGATCGGGATGTGGACCACGCCGGCGGTGCGGTCCTCCCAGCCGTAGCCGTCGAGGATGGTGTCCTCCCGGGCGCGCAGCTGCGCGAGGTCCTCGGCGGGCGTGGTCTGGAGGCGGGGCTCGGGCGGCCCCTCGGGCGGCGCCGCGGCGACCGGGGCGGGCGGGTTCTCCCGCGCGCGCGCGCCGCGCAGCGCCGCGAACTGCGCCCCCACGACGAGCTGGACGACGATCCCCGCCGCCGCGAGCAGTGCGGCGGCCAGGAGGACGCCGCGCACGCTCACGTCGGTGCGCTCGTGGCGGTCCGACTCAGTGGGCATGCGCGAGCGCCTCCTCCATCGCGGGATCGTTCTGCGGCACGAGCGGCCGGTCGCGGAGCTGGCCCAGGAAGGCCCACAGCCAGATGCCGCCGAAGCCGATCGGCGCCACCACGTCGAGCCAG
The DNA window shown above is from Deltaproteobacteria bacterium and carries:
- a CDS encoding SCO family protein, producing MRTVWLAALVLALAAPLAADEARPPALRDVGVDPHLGAALPLDLAFRDESGRTVALRDYVDGSRPVLLSLVYFGCPMLCGQSLNGLAASLKALSFAPGKEFTVLVVSFDPRDTPAVASGRKAAVLARYGRLDTATGWHFLTGEQAMIDRLTRGVGFRYTADAASGQFAHVPAAIVLTPAGTISRYFYGIEPAPRDLRLGLVEASANKIGSAVDQLLLFCFHYDPATGKYGALVMGAVRAGGALTLVALGTFLALAWRREARRS